A region of Streptomyces sp. NBC_01788 DNA encodes the following proteins:
- a CDS encoding DUF6479 family protein produces the protein MDTTWYEAAGAGSIAGIAVIVVGGLVIAAVLVWAVRLGVRVKQAEPRTPRGGEHPTLPDSGPVHEERHRREPVEVPRAEETGRRLTPHELGSLGSRRSEDQSRPRWEGGSSGSFGSGGSGGR, from the coding sequence ATGGACACCACCTGGTACGAAGCAGCCGGTGCCGGCTCCATCGCCGGCATCGCCGTCATCGTCGTCGGCGGTCTGGTCATCGCGGCCGTCCTGGTGTGGGCCGTCCGGCTCGGCGTCAGGGTCAAGCAGGCCGAGCCGAGGACGCCCCGGGGCGGCGAGCACCCGACACTGCCGGACTCCGGGCCGGTCCACGAGGAACGCCATCGGCGCGAGCCGGTCGAGGTGCCCCGGGCGGAGGAGACCGGCCGGCGCCTGACCCCGCACGAACTCGGCTCCTTGGGCAGCAGGCGCAGCGAGGACCAGAGCCGCCCGCGCTGGGAAGGGGGCTCCAGCGGCTCGTTCGGCAGCGGGGGCTCCGGTGGCAGGTGA